The stretch of DNA CAGGGTCGGAGCATATCGAGAAATTTTCAAGCCATGAATTTGCCTTTGGGTCTCAGCTTTCCGTAGCTTTCCGTAGCTGGGCAGACAAAATTTCCATACACATGATAAATAAATATGGCGATATGGGATCACCTTGACGTAGACCGCAAGTTGGACGAAAAGACGCCGAAGGTTCGCCATTAATCATAACCCGATAGGTAACTGTTGAAATGCATTCCCATATCAGGTTACGCCAGGGTATTGGGAAGCCAAAAGTTCAAAAACAGACATAAGAAACGGCCACGAAACCCGGTCAAAAGCCTTATGCATATCAAGTTTAAGGGCAGCATAGCAGTTTGTTCCTCTCTTGGTCTTGTTGATATAGTGCATAATCTCGTGAGCAATCAGACATCCATCTGACATAAGACGGTCTGGAACAAAAGCTTGTTGGGAATCCGAGACGAGACGAAATAACCAATTTGAGACGGTTTGCAAGACATTTGGAAGCCAGTCGGTACAGTACGTTACATAGGCTAATGGGTCTGAACTGTGAAACCAACTCGGGTTTGTCAACATTCGGGATGAGAACGATAAGAGTATTGTTCCATTCTTTTAGCATAACTCCGGAATTAAGGAATCTCAAAATAGCAGAAGTAACCATATATCCAATTTCTGGCCAGAAGACTTGCCGGGGATTTCGATCCATCCATACCCTTTAAGGCACGGAGAACATCATGTTCTGTAAAGGGGGCTTGCAAAATGGAAGATTCAAGAGGGCTTAGTCGTGGCAGCTGTAAACCAGCAAGTAGAGAATGAATATGACCAGATGGAATATGTGGTTCTTGGGGCATGGGCTGACACAACAAAGTCTTAAAATAATTAAGAATTTCAGAAGCAATGGATTCAGAAGAGTACAACTAGACACCGTTATCAGATCGAAGAGCAAGAATTTGATGTTTTGTCGAACGATACTTAACACGGTTGTAGAGAAACTTTGTAGGAAAACCATCCAATATTTCAGATGTGAGCTTGGACCGTTGTATCCAGTATTGCCTTTGGGTATCTAATAGTTGTAGGCGAGAGGAACGTAGTTGAATAAAGGTCGTGGCAGATTGTTCGTCAGCAATTTGATTGGCAGTTAAATCCAGATTCGCCTCAATATCAGACCAGTTAATCCCGCAAGAAACACGATGATGTCGTACCCATTGCAAAATTGAATGGCGTGCAGTTGCAAGTTTGCGTGATACCACATACATGGAAGAGCCAACAAAAGGTATGTTCCAGGAACAAGTTGCTTGACTTCAGGGTGATTTAAGCACCAATTATCAATTCGATATGGCCGTCGTCGGGATGATGTTTCTGGGGACATGGAAAGGATAATAGGTGCGTGATCGGAAACAAAGATGGGCAGGTTGGTGATTGAAGCGTTCGGAAAAAGCTGGCACCAATCTTGATTAGCGTAAGCACGGTCTAGCCGTTCAAAAATAGTAGCTGAGTGAAGCTGatcgttcatccatgtaaatcGGGGACCAAAAAATGGAAGATCTACAAGTCCATGTGAGAATTTCCACGCTATGAAATCCCTTTGTCCACGGATGACACTGGTACCGCCAAGCTTATCAGAAAATAATTCAATTTGATTAAAGTCACCCATCAAAAGTAAAGGAGTAACACCGGAGATTAAAGCTGTTATCCGGTTCCACAAAGACTGTCGATACTCAAACCTTGCTTCTCCATATATAAATAAAACATACATTACATGATTTTTACAAGGTGGCTTAGAGATGGCTATGTTACAGAAAATATAATGGGGGTCTAACGATATGGGAGTTAAAACAACCGAGTTATCCCAACGCAAAAGGAGGCCACCACTACGTCCTATTGAGTCTACACCACAAAAGTTAGGTAGGCCCAGACACGGTGTGCGAGATGATGCTTGGGCAATTGTAGTCAAAGTTTCTTGCAAAAACAAAATCGGCGGATGATATTGGCGGGCGCTTCTGAGTAAGAAAGGAATTGTAGGATCATCCGCAGCACCTAGCCCCCTACAATTCCAGCAAAAGATCTTCATTGGAAAACGGGTGGCGAATTAAGGTCCGCCACCAGACCCGTAAAAGGAGTAAGATCTTCATCTCTGGtacaagaagaagataagaaaGTTAGTCGAGGAAATTGCAGCAGGTTTAAAGTAATTGGCTCCAGACGAGGTCTCTTAGCCACAGGAACATCTAACAACGAAAAACAAAAAGGATCAAATGATCTTTTCTTGTCCGGCAAGTGAACAGATGGGGAGGGAGGAGGATGGCCAGGGCCATTAAACCGGAAAGGTGGGATATCAAAGTAACCCAACAGGAGCTCAGATGGCTCAGGGCCAGGATCCTGATCAACGGCCAAATCCAAAAAACTCGAGCGATTAGTTCTTTTAAAACGTGGACGACTGTAAAAATTGAAACCAACGCCTACCTTCCGTTTGTACACAAACTTTACCTTCCTGCCATGAGAGTCCATAGCAGGAACACTAGCAAAGGGAGTGACAGAGTCACGAAAAAGACAACCCACATCTATAGATCTTGGTGGTGTCGAAGGTTCACCAAGACCTAAATCCAGAGATGCATCCATATTGTCATCAGGTACAGTCATACGAAAAGCAGGAGAAGCAACTCTAGCTGTTGAAGTTTCACCAGGAGTTGTGATGTGAGGTCCAGGCACAACAGGTCCCCTGACCAGAGGGAAGTTTTCCAGGAGGACTTTCACGTGACTGGTCCTCATGGATGCAGCAGTCTGGTTGTGGAACTGAAACAGATCCATTAAGATCATCTTCCGACGGGGAAGAAGAGAAAGAGAAGACCGGTGAAGCTCCACCAGAATCAACAATAACAGAGTCAGATGGGGAAGCAATATTAACTTCAGAGTTTAAATATTTTAGGCGCGCCGGGAGTCCGAGAATATCAGGGGAATAGAACAACGACCCAGGAGGACCATGAAGAACCATTAAACCTTGGGAAGCCAGATCATTCAGACGAGATTGAATATCTCTAGCTCCACGAAGTTTACCAGATGGGCAGAATGAAACACGGTGGCCAACTTGGCCACAAGTCTTGCAAAATCGAAAAATTCCTTCATAAGAAAACCCAATCCACTGGTGTTCACAACCGTTTAAAGCTAAATAACAACCGGGAATGAGTGGTTTCGAGAGATCCACCCAAACTTTCACTCGAACAAAATTCCGAGTTGGTAACAGTGTAGGATAGGTTTCCTCTTCACACATGTCTCCGACATGTGATAAAAGAAAAGCAGCCACAGAAGTGTTTAAAAGAGGAATAGGGAGGTGTTTGACCCTAATCCAAATAGGTACAATGTGAAACAGTAAGTTATCCGGAATGGTCGTAGGAGTGACAGGTCGGAAAACAAAGAGACTGCCTTCTATGGTAACCGTCTGTCTCAGACGGAAATAAGCGAGGTCAGCAGCAGATGAAAACTCGAAAATATAATAAGGTTCCATAGCTCGAATAGAAACTACACCATTGAGTTTCCAATGCTTAAAGATGAGATCATAAATTCGTGGAACATCAAGATAGCGTTGATCGAGAATTTTAGCTAGGAGTGCTTTAGAAAAATCGACACCGGTGAAGTCATCACAGAGATGTAAAGGAAGTTTTAGACTTACACCGGCACGACAAGGAGTTGGGGTAGAAGAAGACGCCATTTAATTTTGAAAACAGAAATGAAATTGTTGAGGAATTCTGGTGAGGACAGAAAATTTGCAGATTTGTTGGGTAAAATAGGCCGGAAAAACGACAGGTTTGGGGTATGTGTCAAAATAGATTATCGCATGAAGGACACCTCAAAAAGGTGGTAGTTTAGGGTGAGAGTGGAGGTTTGAGAGGAGAGGTGATGGGTTGCAGCTGTTTGTCGGTGCCAGAAATACAGAAAGGAGGTGGCAAAGGCGTCTAGGAAGGTTGCAGGTAATTGACAGCTGGAAAAGAGGAAGAATAAAGGGGTGACACGTCAAAAGTGAAGGAAAATTAGGCAAGATTGAGGAGGCTAGTGGAGGTGTTAGTGGGGAAATTAGGCGGAGGTAGAGATAAGGCGGTGCCAGTTAAGGAAAAACTTGGGGGTTAAAGGAACTCAAAGAGGGACTCTCAGAGGAGAGACAAGTCTTCATAATTACATTCACCCGTGAACATTATGCAAGAAATATGTGTAATCGCCTCAGTAACATTTTCCATTCCCCCTGGTATATCCCGCAAAGACGTACaagattttattattttattaatttaaattataATGAAGATACTCCGTATGAAGTTACATCAACTTTTTTCAGGACTCATGATTGTAAAAAGCCCAAAAGCTCATGTGCTTGTATAAAGCTTAAGAGACACCACTCACCTCCTGTCCCTAACTTATCAAAGCCAGGAATGTTTCCAACCTCATGAGAATTGAGATGCAATGCAACACTTTTTATGTAATTATCCTTCTTTTTTCAAATGAGCACAATCCAAAGCACTAACCACGACGAGCAGACATGTCCCGGTTCTGCCAACCTCAATGAGCTACCCAACATGATTTCATTTCCGCCTTGGTCGAGATCAAATATACTTCCAAGTCATTTGCTGCTATCACGAACCGCCTTAGTTTACTTTTCAATCCAATATCTGTGGGTCATTGACATAGACTACAACA from Silene latifolia isolate original U9 population chromosome 10, ASM4854445v1, whole genome shotgun sequence encodes:
- the LOC141607895 gene encoding uncharacterized protein LOC141607895; translated protein: MKIFCWNCRGLGAADDPTIPFLLRSARQYHPPILFLQETLTTIAQASSRTPCLGLPNFCGVDSIGRSGGLLLRWDNSVVLTPISLDPHYIFCNIAISKPPCKNHVMYVLFIYGEARFEYRQSLWNRITALISGVTPLLLMGDFNQIELFSDKLGGTSVIRGQRDFIAWKFSHGLVDLPFFGPRFTWMNDQLHSATIFERLDRAYANQDWCQLFPNASITNLPIFVSDHAPIILSMSPETSSRRRPYRIDNWCLNHPEVKQLVPGTYLLLALPCMWYHANLQLHAIQFCNGYDIIVFLAGLTGLILRRIWI